In one Podarcis muralis chromosome 7, rPodMur119.hap1.1, whole genome shotgun sequence genomic region, the following are encoded:
- the LOC114602856 gene encoding neuropeptide Y receptor type 1-like, which produces MDQLMNLLYLNFSEQLSLLEENDMSCSDSVGNGTFLIVAYSAVIAVGLIGNLCLVCVIIQQKEMRNVTNIFIANLSCSDILMSLVCMPVTVIYTLMDRWILGEVLCKASPFVQCISVTVSILSLVWIALERHQLIINPTGRKPGANHAYLAVAITWVVACFISLPFLSFTILTNEPFQNLSLPFDPFANHVACIEHWPSDQHRLAYTTFLLLFQYCLPLLLIMACYFRIFLRLQRRKDMVERSKDGSRATSHRKVNIMLACIVVAFAACWFPLTVFNALYDWDHEKISVCYHNFIFSLCHLMAMASTCINPIMYGFLNSNFQKEVKALLYRCSCSSEKDKYESFPLSTVSTEISKASLHSGAGTSTHA; this is translated from the coding sequence ATGGACCAGCTGATGAATCTCCTCTACCTCAACTTCTCAGAGCAGCTGAGCCTGCTAGAGGAAAACGACATGTCCTGCAGCGACTCTGTGGGGAACGGCACTTTCCTGATCGTAGCTTACAGCGCAGTCATTGCAGTGGGGTTGATTGGCAACCTCTGCTTGGTGTGTGTCATCATCCAGCAGAAGGAGATGAGAAACGTCACCAACATCTTCATCGCCAACCTCTCCTGCTCTGACATCCTCATGTCACTTGTTTGCATGCCTGTCACGGTCATTTACACCTTGATGGACCGCTGGATCTTAGGAGAAGTGCTCTGCAAGGCCAGCCCCTTTGTCCAGTGCATCTCCGTCACTGTCTCCATCCTCTCCCTCGTATGGATTGCCCTGGAAAGGCATCAGCTCATCATCAATCCGACTGGGCGGAAGCCAGGAGCTAACCATGCATACCTGGCTGTGGCCATTACCTGGGTGGTGGCCTGCTTCATTTCCCTGCCCTTCCTCTCCTTCACCATCCTGACCAATGAGCCCTTTCAAAACTTAAGCCTTCCCTTTGACCCGTTTGCCAACCACGTGGCCTGCATTGAGCACTGGCCATCGGATCAGCATCGCCTAGCTTACACCACCTTCCTCTTGCTTTTCCAGTACTGCCTGCCCCTGCTCCTCATCATGGCCTGCTATTTCCGCATCTTCCTGCGCCTTCAGCGTCGCAAGGACATGGTGGAGCGCTCCAAGGATGGCTCCCGGGCCACTAGCCACAGGAAGGTCAACATTATGTTGGCTTGCATCGTCGTTGCTTTTGCCGCCTGTTGGTTTCCACTCACTGTCTTCAATGCCCTCTATGACTGGGACCATGAGAAGATCTCAGTGTGCTACCACAACTTCATCTTCTCCCTCTGCCACCTTATGGCCATGGCTTCCACTTGCATCAACCCCATCATGTATGGTTTCCTCAACAGCAATTTCCAAAAGGAAGTCAAGGCATTGCTGTATcgctgcagctgcagcagtgagaaGGACAAGTATGAAAGCTTCCCCCTTTCCACAGTCAGCACGGAGATCTCCAAGGCCTCGCTCCATAGCGGGGCTGGCACCAGTACCCACGCGTGA